The nucleotide window CTATGTATGAGACGCTCCAGCGGGAGCAACGTTGCGCCGGCAATGCAATCGCCACTCCCATTATATCACAAATCTGTGTCAAGTGGGTAACCAACTGGTTACTTCGAGCCCTATCGTGTTGGTTGCTGCGAGGAGGTCGATGTTGTCTGGCAACCGGGCGCCGCATGGGGCGGGAGGGACTCGAACCCTCATGGATTGGGTTCCAGCGGATTTTAAGTCCGCAGCGTCTGCCATTTCGCCACCGCCCCCAACTATGCAAAGGGCTGATAGCGAGTTGCGCTATCAGCCGCTTTGCAGAGGCGACGGCCGGAATTGAACCGGCGATCGGGATTTTGCAGACCCCTGCCTTAACCACTTGGCTACGTCGCCCAGCCCCAAGCCAACGGCCCGACTCGCGATAGCATAGTCAGGGTTGAGATGCGAATGGAGCGGAAGACGGGATTCGAACCCGCGACCCTCTCCTTGGCAAGGAGATGCTCTACCGCTGAGCCACTTCCGCGCGAGTGCCGAGGCCCAGAATTGAACTGGGGACACCTTCATTTTCAGTGAAGTGCTCTACCATCTGAGCTACCTCGGCAGTGCACAGCCAAACGCAGGAGCGATTCTATATGATATTGCCCTGCTTGTCAAAACAGAACAACGCCCTCTGCTCGGGCTGTGGCTCTCAGTGCCCGGCGGGATGCTCGAGAGAATGCCCGAGCTGATCCATCTTGGCCGCCTGCAACGTTGCGGCCAGCTGGGCCTGGGCCTTCTCCAGCACCACGTGCACCGGGCAGGTGGGCGAGTTGCCACAGGCGTCGCGAATGTCCAGGCAGCGATTGAGCGCGAGCGGCCCCTGGAGGGCCTCGATGACCTGGAGCAGCGAGATCTCAGAGGCGGGCCGCGCCAGGCAGAAGCCTCCCTTGGCACCGCGGTGCGACCGAACGATGCCCGCTTTGGTCAGGTCCTGAAAGATCTTGGCCAGGTAGGTCTCGGGTATGCCCCGCTCCCTGGCAATGTCGTGCAGCAAGGTCACCTTCTCATAGGGCTGCGCGGCAAGGTAGAGGACGCCCTGTATGCCGTAATCGGTCCCTCGGGTCAGTTTCAACGTGTCAGCCCCCTCGTGAGTTGATTCGCTGTTCATATGATAGTCAAGTTTCTCAGACAAGACAAGCGGACAGAAGTATCGGGTCAGCCACAACGGCGGCACTCCACAGCGATAATTGCTACTTGACGAAAATCGTGACTTGATGTATAATATGCTACGAAAACCAGGAGTCAAGACAGGTGAACCTAACGATTGATGCTACTGATCGCCAAATCATTGCTTTGCTGCAGGCTGATGGCCGGGCCTCGAACGTGGATATCGCCCGTGCCGTGGGAGTCACGGAGGGAACCGTTCGCAAACGCGTCGAGCGCCTGCTGAGCGAGGGCATCATCCGTGTGGTGGCAGTGCCGAACGTAGACAAGCTCGGCCTTGAGGTCGAGACGGTGATCATGCTGAAGGTAGACCTGGGGCAGGCGACACGCGCGGGTGATGCTCTGGCGGTCATGCCTGAGGTGCGCAGCGTCCGCTACACCACCGGTGAGTACGACATTATCATAGAGGTAGCGGTGCCCTCAGACGACGAACTGCTGGCCTTCCTCACCGACCGGGTTGCTTCTGTCGCCGGCATCAGGTCCACGGCAACTTACCACGTACTCAAGAACATTAAGCAGAGCTGCGACTGGCCCCTGCCAAAAGAAGGCCCGCCGCTGATTCTCATCGTCGACGACGATCCTGATTTTGTCGAGATCAGCCGGCTAATCCTGGAAGGTGCGGGATACCGGGTCACGTCGGCGGCCAACGGGGACGAGGGCCTGGTAGCCATGCGCCGGCAGCAGCCTGACCTGGTGATCCTGGACGTGATGATGAGCGGCGTGCTGGATGGCGTGAATGCCAGCCAAAAGATGAAATCCGAACATGGACTGCGCCGCACGCCCATCCTGATGATCTCCTCGATCACCAGTTCGGAGTATGCCGGCATGTTCCCCACGGATGAGTTCGTGCCGGTCGACAACTTTATGTCCAAGCCGGTGAGCGCCGAGCGTCTACTGGCCGAGGTTCACCGGTTGCTTGCCTAGCGGCTCACGAGAGCCAACGGAGGGAGGTGGCTGATGAAGCGGGTATTCGTGGTTGATGATGACCCGGACTTTGTTGAGATCACCCGCACCATTCTGGAGGCGAACGGCTACCAGGTCCACACCGCCTCCAACGGTGCCCAGGCGCTTGTCGCAATGCGCGAGGCTGAGCCGGACCTAGTGCTGCTGGACGTGATGATGTCGAGTGTGCTCGATGGCGTGAACCTCAGCCACGCTATGCACGCCGACCCGCTTCTGCGAAAAGTGCCCATTGTTATGATCTCCTCTATCGCGGAAAGCCCATCGGCCGGCCTGTTTCCAACCGACGAGTACATCCCCATCGATGCCTGGATTACCAAGCCAGTCCAGCCGGGTGACTTGCTCAAGAAGGTTGCTTCATTGCTGGGGAAGTAGGAGCACAATCATGCCCTCAACAGGGAAGGTCCTCGTAGTCGACGACGACCCGGATTTTGTCGAGTACACCCGGATTGTGCTCGAATCGCAGGGCTATCAGGTGCGCACCGCGTCGACGGTCGACCAGGCGTTGGAACTGATGCGTCAGGAGAGGCCGGACGTCGCCCTGCTGGATGTGATGATGTCCTACGTCCTCGATGGCATCAACCTGACGCGCCAGATGCGCGATGACCCCGACCTGCGAGATATCCCCGTCATCATGATCTCGGCGATTGTGAGCAAGGAGGAAGCAGGAGCGTTTCCCACAGACTCGGATCTCGTCGTTCACCATTTTATGACCAAACCCGTTGACCCTGGTGACCTGATCAGGCAAGTCGACGAGCTGGTGCGCAGCGGTCACACGCACGCAACGCAGGAGGAGGGAAGATGAGCAACCAAGTTCGCGATCCAGCCAAGCGCTCGATGCTGCTCACGGCCCTGTACATTGCTCAGGAGCAGTACGGGTACTTGACGCCAGAGGCCCTGGAGAGGGTGGCTGACAGACTCGGTTTGCCGGTTAGCGAGGTCTACTCCGCGGCCAGCTTTTACAGCCTCTATCGCACCCAGAAAACCGGCCGCTATCTGCTTCAGGTGTGCGATGGCCTGTCCTGCCACCTGGTGGGCGGTGCCGAGACGCTGGTCGATTACCTGTCAAAACGCCTGGGCATCAAGCCCGGCGAGACGACTTTAGACGGCCAGTTCACTCTGGAGACGGTGCAGTGCCTGGCCTCGTGCGGAACTTCGCCGGCCATCCGCGTGAACGACGCGTTGTACGAGAACATGACGCTGGAGAAGGTCGACGAGCTGTTGGAAACGCTGAGGGGGTATCATGCCTGAGAAGATCCTCACGCGCAACTTTGGTTTGCCTCGCTCCGAGAGCATCGATGTGTACCTGGCGAATGGCGGCTATCAGGCCCTGAACAAAGCACTGGACCAGTACTCGCCCGAGCAATTGATCGAGCTGGTCACTGCCTCCGGTCTCAGGGGCAGGGGCGGCGCTGGTTTTCCGGCGGGCAAGAAGTGGGGCTTTATGCCGAAGGAGCCAGGAGCGGAAAAGTACGTCTGCGTCAACACCGACGAGGGTGAGCCGGGCACCTTCAAGGATCGCGAACTGGTGGAAAAGGATCCACACCAGATTATCGAAGGGGTCATCCTGGCCAGCTATGCCGTTGGCGCCAGGCGCGCCTTTGTGTACATTCGTGGCGAGTTCTTCCTGGGCGTCAAGCGCTGGATCAAAGCCATCGATGATGCCTATGCCAAGGGGTTCCTTGGCCAGAACATCCTGGGCAGCCGCTTCTCGCTCGACCTCTCCGTCCACCGTGGGGCTGGAGCCTATATCTGCGGCGAGGAGACAGCCCTTATCGAGTCGCTGGAAGGCAAGAGGGGTGAGCCGCGGAAAAAGCCTCCCTATCCGGCCAGCATCGGTCTGTGGGGCAAACCAACACTGGTGCACAACGTAGAGACGCTGGCCAACATTCCGCACATCGTGAACCGCGGCGCGGCCTGGTTTGCGGGGACAGGCACGCCGAAGAGCTCGGGCACCAAGATCTTTTGCGTGAGCGGACACGTTAGGAACCGCGGTGTGTTTGAGTTGCCCCTTGGCGTTACGCTCCGTGAGATCATCGAGGAGCATGCTGGAGGAATGATCTCGGGCAGAGCTCTGAAGGCAGTCATCCCCGGCGGCGCCTCTACTCCGATGCTTACCGCTGCTCAGATCGGCACTCCGATGGCTTTCGAGACGCTGGAAGCGGCTGGCACCATGCTGGGCACCGGGGCGGTGGTGGTGATGGACGAAGGGACCTGCATGGTCGATGTGGCCAGACGGCTGATGCGCTTCTTTGCCCACGAGTCGTGCGGCCGCTGCGTTCCCTGCCGGGTGGGCACACGCAGGATGCTGGAGATACTGGAGCGCCTTGAGACAGGGCGTGGCAAGCCGGGGGACGTGGAGCGGCTGCGCGAGCTGGCCAACAGCATACGCGGGCTGACCTTCTGCCCTATGGGTGACGCGGCGACAAACCCCGTGCTCAGCGGTCTCCAGCTCTTTCCTGAAGAGTACGAGTATCATGTCACCCACAAGCGCTGTGTCGTCGCTGCATAGCGTCGGCACGGGTTGAATGCCAGCCAATAGATAGCTACCTCTGGGAGGCTAGAATGGCCAAGATACTGGTGGTCGACGACGATCCGGATTTCGTAGAAGCGATGCGTTTGACTCTGGAGCGGAATGGGTACACGGTGGTGAGCGCGGCCGACGGCGACGAGGGGTTGGTCAAGGTGCGCAGCGAACGGCCGGACCTGGTGATTCTGGATGTCATCATGTCCTCCGTACTCGACGGCCTGAACATGAGCCGGCGCATGTCGGAGAGCGCGGAGCACAAGAGAATCCCCATTCTCATGGTGACGTCAATCGCCAATACCGACTATGCCGCTCTGTTCCCAACGGACGAGTATGTCAACATTGATGGTTTCCTGTCCAAACCGGTGCCGCCGGAAGTACTCATCCAGCGCGTGTCGGAACTCCTGACCAAATAGCCAGCGGGGCGGGCGGCCCAGGGCGTGGGATTTGTCTCCCAACCACGGTTGGCATATGATGGAACGCCGGGCGGGAGACAGGCAGGCTCGCCCGTGGACTCTGGGCCGCAAGCAGGAGGGTGGCATATGGCAGGCAAGATCAAAGCGGGTGGAATCATTCGCAACGAACGACTGGCCAAGATCGGCATCATGGCTGCACCGGACAGGCCGGGCCTGGCGTTTGAGGTGCTGCAGGCGCTGGCGGCAGTTCCTATCAACACCCAGTTCATCGTACAGTGTGCCGACCTGCATCAAAACAGCCACATTGTGCTCTGCGTGAGTGAAGATGAAGCGCCCGCTGCGCTCGCGGCGCTCGAACCGATCCGTGCCACAGTCAAACCAGAGGATATCGTTCACCAGGAAGGGGCGGCGGTGATCTCGGTGTTCGGGCCCGATTTTCGCGAGAGGCCCTCGATCGCCGCTTCGGTGTTTGGCGCCATGGCCAGGGCGCAGATCAACATCATGGCCATCAGTACGTCCATCTCCACCGTTTCCTGTCTGATTGACGGACAGCGTGTGGACGACGCGGTCGTCGCTCTGAGGGAGTACTTCGACCTGCCGTGAGCAACGCGGCTGGCTAAAGTACTCTGGTCGGTCCAAAGAGAGGTCGAGTGAGCGATCAGCTAACACTGTCGTTGCATCACCGCTTCAAGGAACACACCGACCAGCTCATCGAGTTGCGCTGGATCGCCATAGCTCTGGCTCTGGTAGTTACCTGGCTCGGAGACGCGGTTTTTGGCACCCTGCCAGTGGCCGAGCTGATTCTCCTGTGCGCGGCCGAGGCCGCCGTCAATGGTCTGGCGCACCTCTATTCGCGGCGGGTGGAGTTGCTGAATGACGCTGACCTCGAGCGCCGCTACTCCCGCTTTGCGCAGCTCCAGCTCAACGTTGACATTGTCTTCTTTACCCTTTTCCTCCATCTCACCGGAGGCATTGAGAACCCCTTCTACATCTTTTACTTTGTGTATGTGACGGCCGCGGCAGTCGTTCTGCCGGGAGGATTCAGCTATTGGTGCGCCGCTCTGTGTACCGCGCTCTACAGCCTGCTGGTCTACCTCGAGTACGCGCACCGAATCCCTCACATTCACCTGGTGAACTTTGTATCGCCAGAGCGGTATCAAAGAGGCCTCTTCCTGGCTGTGGTTCTGCCCTCGCTCGGGGCCACTCTGGTCACCTGCGCCTACCTGGCCTCGTCCATTGCCCGAACCCTGCGCCGGCGCGAACAGGAGCTGCTGGATTCGAACAGCTCGTGCGAGCTGCGGGCAGGCGAGCTAACGCGTCTCAACGCACGGCTGGCCGACGTGGACAAGGCGAGGTCCCAGTTCATTCGC belongs to Chloroflexi bacterium ADurb.Bin180 and includes:
- the cymR gene encoding HTH-type transcriptional regulator CymR; protein product: MWLTRYFCPLVLSEKLDYHMNSESTHEGADTLKLTRGTDYGIQGVLYLAAQPYEKVTLLHDIARERGIPETYLAKIFQDLTKAGIVRSHRGAKGGFCLARPASEISLLQVIEALQGPLALNRCLDIRDACGNSPTCPVHVVLEKAQAQLAATLQAAKMDQLGHSLEHPAGH
- the asnC gene encoding Regulatory protein AsnC; amino-acid sequence: MNLTIDATDRQIIALLQADGRASNVDIARAVGVTEGTVRKRVERLLSEGIIRVVAVPNVDKLGLEVETVIMLKVDLGQATRAGDALAVMPEVRSVRYTTGEYDIIIEVAVPSDDELLAFLTDRVASVAGIRSTATYHVLKNIKQSCDWPLPKEGPPLILIVDDDPDFVEISRLILEGAGYRVTSAANGDEGLVAMRRQQPDLVILDVMMSGVLDGVNASQKMKSEHGLRRTPILMISSITSSEYAGMFPTDEFVPVDNFMSKPVSAERLLAEVHRLLA
- the mtrA gene encoding DNA-binding response regulator MtrA, with the protein product MKRVFVVDDDPDFVEITRTILEANGYQVHTASNGAQALVAMREAEPDLVLLDVMMSSVLDGVNLSHAMHADPLLRKVPIVMISSIAESPSAGLFPTDEYIPIDAWITKPVQPGDLLKKVASLLGK
- the cseB gene encoding Transcriptional regulatory protein CseB, with the translated sequence MPSTGKVLVVDDDPDFVEYTRIVLESQGYQVRTASTVDQALELMRQERPDVALLDVMMSYVLDGINLTRQMRDDPDLRDIPVIMISAIVSKEEAGAFPTDSDLVVHHFMTKPVDPGDLIRQVDELVRSGHTHATQEEGR
- the nqo2 gene encoding NADH-quinone oxidoreductase subunit 2, with protein sequence MSNQVRDPAKRSMLLTALYIAQEQYGYLTPEALERVADRLGLPVSEVYSAASFYSLYRTQKTGRYLLQVCDGLSCHLVGGAETLVDYLSKRLGIKPGETTLDGQFTLETVQCLASCGTSPAIRVNDALYENMTLEKVDELLETLRGYHA
- the nqo1 gene encoding NADH-quinone oxidoreductase subunit 1 produces the protein MPEKILTRNFGLPRSESIDVYLANGGYQALNKALDQYSPEQLIELVTASGLRGRGGAGFPAGKKWGFMPKEPGAEKYVCVNTDEGEPGTFKDRELVEKDPHQIIEGVILASYAVGARRAFVYIRGEFFLGVKRWIKAIDDAYAKGFLGQNILGSRFSLDLSVHRGAGAYICGEETALIESLEGKRGEPRKKPPYPASIGLWGKPTLVHNVETLANIPHIVNRGAAWFAGTGTPKSSGTKIFCVSGHVRNRGVFELPLGVTLREIIEEHAGGMISGRALKAVIPGGASTPMLTAAQIGTPMAFETLEAAGTMLGTGAVVVMDEGTCMVDVARRLMRFFAHESCGRCVPCRVGTRRMLEILERLETGRGKPGDVERLRELANSIRGLTFCPMGDAATNPVLSGLQLFPEEYEYHVTHKRCVVAA
- the phoP_2 gene encoding Alkaline phosphatase synthesis transcriptional regulatory protein PhoP, with product MAKILVVDDDPDFVEAMRLTLERNGYTVVSAADGDEGLVKVRSERPDLVILDVIMSSVLDGLNMSRRMSESAEHKRIPILMVTSIANTDYAALFPTDEYVNIDGFLSKPVPPEVLIQRVSELLTK
- the ask gene encoding Aspartokinase; protein product: MAGKIKAGGIIRNERLAKIGIMAAPDRPGLAFEVLQALAAVPINTQFIVQCADLHQNSHIVLCVSEDEAPAALAALEPIRATVKPEDIVHQEGAAVISVFGPDFRERPSIAASVFGAMARAQINIMAISTSISTVSCLIDGQRVDDAVVALREYFDLP
- the srrB gene encoding Sensor protein SrrB gives rise to the protein MSDQLTLSLHHRFKEHTDQLIELRWIAIALALVVTWLGDAVFGTLPVAELILLCAAEAAVNGLAHLYSRRVELLNDADLERRYSRFAQLQLNVDIVFFTLFLHLTGGIENPFYIFYFVYVTAAAVVLPGGFSYWCAALCTALYSLLVYLEYAHRIPHIHLVNFVSPERYQRGLFLAVVLPSLGATLVTCAYLASSIARTLRRREQELLDSNSSCELRAGELTRLNARLADVDKARSQFIRLVTHELRAPVAAIQSYLRLILDGYVPAEKQREIIVKSERRALEQLALIGDLLDLARLQDKRGEEEPVPVDVGPVLMGVADLMRARAEDKDLLFSVEVEPGLPPVKAMPEHIKRLWTNLISNAIKYTEPGGIVVVTLAQNPNYIVGTVRDTGIGMTPEQMTHLYEEFYRTEEAKTMERQGTGLGLSIAKRIVDSYGGRLWVESELGKGSRFSFALPKMG